From a region of the Ovis aries strain OAR_USU_Benz2616 breed Rambouillet chromosome 2, ARS-UI_Ramb_v3.0, whole genome shotgun sequence genome:
- the LRRC19 gene encoding leucine-rich repeat-containing protein 19, whose translation MKTMSITILFWLLSMLLLSDESQTSKTEVKCNLTAKNYSLIPANISKNVTILDLSYNQITLNITDTRVLQTYFLLNELYLIENKVTILLNNSFSSLSNLEILNICRNSIHTIQQGTFTGLHKLKKLYLCQNKIVQLNPDTFLPLKNLILLNLHGNLISYFDVPQLFYLEFIILYGNPWNCSCSLLNLQNWLKTSNVTLENENITMCSYPDILKCYNIKTVPYKAECYSKFPSFITEDLHIPFQSISNSTFNNSLNNLTRNSEHESHGKSWAFLVGVVVTVVMTSLLISIAIKCPVWYNFLLSYNHHRLEEHEAETYEDGFTGNPSSPSQIPDTNSEETTVIFEQLHSFVVYDDGFIEDKYIDTHELCEEN comes from the exons ATGAAAACCATGAGCATTACAATCTTATTTTGGCTGCTCTCCATGTTATTATTATCAGACGAAAGCCAGACTTCTAAAACA gaAGTCAAATGTAATTTGACTGCAAAGAATTATTCTTTGATTCCAGCAAATATCAGTAAAAATGTTACTATACTTGACCTCAGTTATAATCAAATTACTCTAAATATTACAGACACAAGAGTTCTACAGACATATTTTTTACTCAATGAGCTCTATTTGATTGAGAACAAAGTCACTATCCTACTTAATAATAGTTTCAGTAGCCTGTCCAatctagaaattttaaatatctgtagAAATTCCATCCACACAATTCAACAGGGTACCTTTACAGGATTACATAAACTGAAAAAGTTATATCTCTGCCAAAATAAAATAGTTCAACTGAATCCTGATACATTTTTGCCTCTTAAAAACCTGATACTATTGAATTTGCATGGCAATTTGATAAGCTATTTTGATGTACCACAACTGTTTTATCTGgaattcataattttatatgGAAATCCATGGAACTGCTCCTGTAGTCTACTGAATTTGCAAAACTGGTTGAAGACATCGAATGTGACACTAG AAAATGAGAACATCACCATGTGTAGCTATCCAGATATCCTCAAGTGCTACAATATCAAAACAGTACCTTACAAGGCTGAATGCTACTCAAAATTTCCTTCATTTATAACTGAAGACCTTCACATTCCTTTTCAGTCCATTAGCAATTCAACATTTAATAACTCTTTGAACAACCTGACAAGAAATTCAG AACATGAATCTCATGGAAAAAGCTGGGCTTTTCTTGTCGGTGTTGTCGTCACTGTAGTGATGACTTCACTACTCATTTCAATTGCTATCAAATGTCCAGTATGGTATAATTTTCTGCTTAGTTACAATCATCATCGTCTGGAAGAGCATGAAGCAGAAACCTATGAAGATGGTTTTACTGGAAATCCAAGTTCTCCTTCACAGATACCAGACACAAACTCTGAAGAAACTACAGTAATATTTGAACAACTACATTCATTTGTGGTATATGATGATGGGTTTATTGAAGACAAATATATAGATACTCACGAATTATgtgaagaaaattaa